The following nucleotide sequence is from Trifolium pratense cultivar HEN17-A07 linkage group LG2, ARS_RC_1.1, whole genome shotgun sequence.
CAAAACTATATGGAAGAGACGGTAGATGGACACCCACAAGTTGACCTTAAGTCCAATTCCGCAAATGAAGTTCCTAGTGAAGAAACTATTAACCATCCCTTATCTGTGAGGCGCTCATTATTGGATAGGGATGAGAGCTTGAGGAAGGTTGATAGCTTCAATCGATGGATTACTAAAGCACTTGGAGAGGTGGATAATTTGAATATGCAGTCCTCACCTGGTATTTCATGGAGTACAGATGAATGTGGGCATGTGATAGATGAAACCTCACTGAGCCCATCTCTGTCTCAGGACCAACTGTATAGCATAAATGATTTTTCACCCAAATGGGCCGATGCAGATTCAGACATTGAGGTACTAATTTTAGGGACATTACTTTCAATAATATAGAAAAGACAGTAAAtggtgaaaagaaaataaggaCAAAATATCATTTCTTACTATATTAGCATCCATTATTTCAAGTGAAAAGTTCAGACaatcattttctttctcttttggcTTCATTCTTTCATCCTCTTCTATAATGGGAATAAATATGGTACTATATGTGGCATTTTCAGATACCAACGGATCTCCCTATGGTTAGATGCATGCAGTTTTTCTCTTTCAATATCGTAGTTTAAAGTGTTCTCcgttttgtatttttattgttGTATTTCTTCTTACATCTGGGTATTTCGTAATGCATCTTAACAATATTCCATCTGGGTATTTGATCAATGGTTGCACTCTCCTTTTCTATTTGGATCTCCAATGCAAAGATGAATCAAGAAAGAACTGGTTCAGTTTGTTTGATATCTTATCCTTTTCAAAACTATGCAGGTGTTGATTATTGGATCATTTTTGAAGACTCAACCAGATGTTTCAACCTATAATTGGTCCTGTATGTTTGGGGAAGTTGAGGTTCCTGCTGAGGTTGTAGCTAATGGGATTCTGTGCTGTCAAGCTCCTCCTCATAAGGTTGGGCGGGTACCTTTCTATGTAACTTGTTCCAATAGGTTAGCTTGCAGTGAGGTGCGTGAATTTGATTTCAGAGAGGGCTATTCTAGAAATGTAGATTATTCAGAGTTTTTCAATAGTTCGAATGAAATGCTGCTTCATTTGCGACTGTACGAGTTTCTTTCTTTAAAACCAGTACACCCTTCAAATCAAACCTTTGAGGGTGATACGGAGAAAAGAAACTTAATTCGTAAGCTTATTTCACTGAGAGAGGAAGAAGATTATTCAATCAAGGAAGAGCGGGTTGTAGAGATGGATATATCACAACACAAGGTGAAGAAGCATCTGTTTCACAGGCAGGTTAAAGAGAAACTGTACTCATGGCTTCTTCACAAGGTAACTGAGAGTGGTAAAGGACCAAACGTGTTAGATAAGGATGGGCAGGGCGTGCTACATTTAGCAGCTGTTCTTGGTTATGACTGGGCAATAACCCCAATTTTAACTGCTGGAGTTAATATCAACTTCCGTGATGTGAATGGATGGACGGCCTTACATTGGGCAGCATCCTGTTGCAGGTTAGGGTTCCCTCTTTATTGTGTTAAGTTGATTGAGCATAACACAATATCTGTTCACTAATTTGGTTGGACCTTCCTTTACTACCCTTGTTTTTAATATCCTGAGACTTTTTGAACTGCTAATTTGTTTACAAATTTAGCTTGTCCTAGCATTCAAAGTTGGTTTAAGTTTCTTTCTGCTACGGAAGTAAGAAAGTAATTAGTAATGCATGTTTCATTGAATAGAATTCTCCCCTTCCCCCCTTTCAGTTTTAAAACTGTTTGGTGCTAAACATAACAGAAGTATTCCTTATGCATATAAATTAACTTTGGTTAGAGCTAATCCCTAAAGCAATTGAGTTGGCCAGTTAAAGGCAGATCACTGAgaactttctataattttgcTCTAAGTAGTATAACTGAAATTGATTCATATATCTTCTGTCCTCCTTTGTTCAGAGAGCGGACAGTTGCTGCCCTTGTATCCATGGGTGCAGATTGTGGAGCATTGACAGATCCATCTCCAGAATTTCCTTCAGGGAGAACAGCTGCAGATCTCGCATCTAGCAATGGCCACAAAGGACTCTCCGGTTTTCTTGCAGAATCTTCATTAACCAGCCACCTTGAAGCCCTCACAGTGGATGATCAACAAAAAGGTGGTCTGCAAGAAATTTTAGGAACAAAAGCAGTGCAGACCGTTTCGGAGCGAACTGCAACACCCGTCTATAGTGATATGCCTGATGCCCTCTGCCTTAAGGATACTCTAACCGCTGTCCGTAATGCTACACAAGCTGCTGATCGCATACATCAAGTATTCAGAATGCAGTCCTTTCAGAGGAAGCAGTTAACTCAGTATGAGGATGATGAGTTTGGTTTGTTAGATCAGCGGGCTCTTTCCCTACTAGCTTCTAAGGCGTCCAAGTCAGGACATGGAGATGGCTTAGTCAATGATGCTGCTACTCAAATACAGAAAAAGTACCGTGGTTGGAAGAAGAGAAAAGAATTCTTGATCATCCGTCAAAGAATTGTTAAAATCCAGGTTTAGTGATCTGTTCTGTTTCTTCATTCTTTTTTAAAACTATGGACATTATTTTGCATAGGTTAGATGTTCTTATAGAAGGTGCAAAATTGATTATATCGGAgagtttgtttgataaaaactCAGGTTAAAAATGCTAAAATGCTTTTGTAGTACTGTTTAAGTTATATAAAGAGAGgatagaaaaaatgaaaaatttgagttTTAATTGTAATTTGCCATAATTGTTGTTACAAAAGATTAAGCACCAGCCCGAATTGATACTAATACAAGACTTATCTTAATTAATAGGAAAACAAGACTTGTCTTAATTAAATAGGAAAACAAATTAAGATAATAACTCAAAAATATGAAAGCTAATCTTAAGATATAATTTTAGAATTTAGACACTTCAACATAAAAAGCTAATCATGTTAGATACTCTAAAAGATATTACAAGACATTTTCATATCTTCTAATACATACTTTTTCATCTCTGTTTGCTCCTTTGATAACCTTCATGTACATACATGTGGATCAAACATTGTGATTGTCAAATTTGAGAAGGCAATGTGAAGAAAACATGTGttaaattttttcttcatattagGTTCATCTTTCAATGCCATTTACATGCGTTAAAACCCCGTCATCAAATCATATGCTTGGGAATGAAGCGTAAGCCTTAAAAGTGATGCTATCTCATAGAAGAAGGGTACCATAGAATAGTGTAGGCCTTGAAAGGAGTGGCATTTTACTTCATCTGAAGTATACCATAGAATAATATCAATATATCATATGTATCACAATTACATTGAAGTCTTTCCATGATTACCCTACTACCACGACCTGTAAAGGAGTATAATAATAATCTTCAAATTGGTGAGACAGAACTAAAAttctcaaaataatattttcccCCGCGGTGCTTTGCACCTCTAATGTACTCCCAGAAGAAAAAGGCCTCTTGTACTCATGGTTTTCTTTTTgttatctattatttttttatccttcCATATACATTTGTGACTTGGTTCCACTGACTGTTTGCAATTTTGTGGGTTTAAGGCCCATGTAAGAGGTCACCAGGTAAGGAAGCAGTATAAAACTGTCATCTGGTCCGTTGGAATCCTGGAGAAGGTTATATTACGATGGAGACGCAAGGGTAGTGGTCTACGTGGGTTTCGACCAGAAACCCTTAATAAAGCCCCCAGTCAACAAAATGATTCTCCGAAAGAGGATGATTATGATTATCTAAAGGAAGGACGAAAACAAAAAGAGGAAAAGATCGAAAAGGCCCTTTCTAGGGTGAAGTCCATGGTTCAGTATCCAGAGGCACGCGCTCAATACCGGCGTGTACTAAATGTTGTTGAAGACTTCCGTCAAAAGAAGGTAATTTTTCTAACATCTGGAAAATGTCTAAACTCGTTAAACATTAGGCTTAATGATATGCTAACGATCATTTTATATCTGGCAGGATTGTAATATGGGTTTGATCAGTTCTGAAGAGACAGTTGATGGTGTGGAGGATTTGATCGACATTGATATGCTTTTAGATGATGAAAATTTCAATGCCATAGCATTTGATTCTCTGTAGGTATTACTCCTATTCTCCCCACTGTTAATATATGGCCAGTTGGCTTTATTTGGCATGGGGGAAGTCCTACCCTAACATCATCTTGATGTAAATATTTCTAATCGAAATTACCTGGATCAAAGGCTGAATATATATACATAGGTTTATAATAGCTAGCATGCATTCTGGTTTGACATTCAGATACTGCAATCTAATGAGACATGGATTTTTTTACCTATGGTGATTTTATTATAACAGGATATGATTATGTTTATAATTGGTTGGGGTTGTAACATAATGGTGCAGCTGAGCTTGCtaatgtattattttaatttgtacaAAAGTCGACTGTAGCCATAAGAATTATAACCAAGTGCTAATTATGATTATCcgttttgtttttttgcttatattttttctGGTCAATTGGTTTTTCAACTTTCCCATTTTAGCGATAGCCTCCCCATCATGAATTGCGTTTTAAAGTGATGCAGGCGTGTGTTCATCGTGAATTGCCTTTTCAGCTTCATGTATATTGAATGAGTCTGATAACACAAGTACTAATCTGAATTGATCCCtaatcttatcttatcttatcttataggttataaaatgaaactaaaaTTTGAGGTACGAGGTCAAATCGAATCCTAGATAGATTGTGTTGGATTAGGCCACTGAGATGAACCATATCAAGACAGCCGGCCTTCTTCTTGACGATgatgaatcaaataaaaaaagtcattgaatttttattaaactgATCACAAAAATTGAGTATGCTAACACGTGTTCTAATATTGTTTAACCTATTCATAATAGGAagttttattttcgaatataagttaaattattttcgaaatttgagagtgtgctcctctttaAGGTCTCAAGTTTGATTCTCAcaggtgccaatttgggtggattaatttaacttcttcaaaaaaaattattttcgaAACACTAGTTTCATTTTCCCGTGAACCATTCTCAACATTTAAGACATTGCAGGATGGAAAGAAGCAAAGTTCATCTGTAAAATTGTAACATGTTAGACAGATGAACATAAAGAGGTTGATGTGAGGGGACATTTAAATGTGTGTGGAGGATCCCCACCTCGTACTCCTTGATAGAATAGAATGACCATTTCAACGCGTGGAAACTCGTGTCATGCTGGTTGATCATGCATAGTTTCAGCAAATACTGCAAAGGCAAAATTAAGTACAAAAGTCGACTGTGCCCAAGTTAACAAATTACACcacattttccttttccttttccaTTTTGTATAAAACTAAAGTTAACAAATCATGCATGGTTCATCTCAGTGacttaatataaataaattattattcatCATCATTAGTTTGTTCttaatattaacaaaataaaaatctaataaaaaaatatcatcaaaataaaataccaaaaacaagaataataacaaaataatttatttttagtcattaaCGAAATACTAAGTTAAATTCTACAATAGCACATATATTGTACTTGTTTTGTGTGGCGTGGAGTCTCACTAAGTTGATAAAAAATACACTTCTAAAAAATCTCGATGAGATCATGAGTTCACTAAATATGTGGAAggagaattataaaaaaatgcactaAAATATTTTGGATGAAGATGTTTTGAGACCAATTTGAAGCTCAATTAATATGACAAGAattgtggtctaataatattggacaaAATAGAAAACAATCAAGTCtagttttcttaattttatactgtatgtaattttcgtttttggtattgAAAAGATTTTTAGATGAGCTTTAGCTTCCTTCTAGCCTCGATGCTTCatagtggtgcactaagtcattatagtggcttaggggaatttataagcatgttagtgcTCATTTTCTAAGGCCTATGATGAATGTACgatagtggacaataaatcctactaaaGCTGTAATCATTATTGAAGTTATTGAACTATTTTTTAGAatagttttcttcttttttaccTTAATTGCACAACTATTATTTAATCGTGAGTGATCTTCATTAAAAAACACGTGAAAACACACTAGGTGAATCTTCTAACTGGCCGCTAACCAAACAGAATGAAGTAAATGATTCTTTATCACCCTCCACGCACGAGTAACAGTGAACAAAATTTTTTCTTCCTAATTAACACTTAGACTTaaggtctgtttggtaaaattaagctataagctagtttatagctgataagttagctgatagctgaaaaattagctgattgaaattaaagtgtttggtaaaattagttttttaaatgattgaaaaatataaaaagacataaaaagacatttatatgtagtggatagttttttattttataaaaaataataaaattaaattaaaggttaaaaatggaaaaaaccgtaaaaaactataagctataagttcaaacgctacttgaaatagcatctcaaaaaaagctataagctcgtgagaaaagctttttaccaaatacttttatttttttcaaacaagcttataaggtagtccaataaactataagttagcttattgaacttaccaaacacacctttaataaaatattttagtaaaattttacactaaaaaatattttactctAAAAATGGGGAGACTCAAAGCAAGAGAAAATAACAATTACCAAATAACCCTGCCATTGTACTACAAAGTTACAACAAGTGTGCAGATTTagataagaaaacaaaaactagACTGCTAGAGAAGGAAACCTTTTGACTTTCTGAGACACTGTCAGCAAAGTCAATTATCTACCCTAACAAATTTAACTTCATGTGAAATTAAACATGAGCCTCACAAGATTCCCTTCCAAGTCTTCAAAGTACTTATAGCAAACTTTCTCTCACACTTGGCATTTATTGTCTTGTTTCAAAAcaagttaaaaaaattgtgaagatTAAACCCATGACTCTTTTTTGTCTTCATTAGCTGATTTTATGTTTCTATGCTCAAATATGACAAGAAAATTTTAATGACTTACCTGAAAAATCTGAACCAGCAGAGTTGACTATTACAATAATTATGTCCAATTATTAATAATCTTAAAACAAATTAGTACTACTAATTATCAATTGTTAGTCGGTtaagtgatgattgacgctgaacttgattAGGTGGACTACGATTCGATCCTCTGCAACTATGATCGGGAGGGgctgaaatcatttgatgtcagaactgaccccaaaCCAAGTTAGACTaatggtgaaagaaaaaaaattaggactgctaattaaaatacaaaaaactcttaataataaaatacaaaaaactgCAAAAAGTCAACAAGGGTAACCTCTGccttttttgtgtgttttgcGGACATTGAAACAAGACTTTCTTAATtcttaacattttttattgtttcttaaTTCTCAATAAACAATAATTGTTTCCTATTAATAAGCTCTTTCTAGTTTCTATCAGAATAAATTTTTCTGTGTTTGTTTTCAGTGATTGATTtgtctctttctcttctttccgcAACAAAACGGCAGAATCCGTGACCACCCACTTCCTATATAGATCTTCCCTCTCATTTTTTCTGtaaaaagttcagatttttcgaTTGATCACAGAATTTGATCATCTGGGTATTGAAAATTATCATCTGAGTAATAATTCAGAGCTGTttgaaaattttgtattttttttttttgaaaatttcggTTTTGAATATTAGCTGAAGAAGTAGATGTTGAGAGATAGTTGAACAAAATGGATAGTCTCTGTTGCTTCAACTCTTCCAGAAAGGTGATGATTTTTTgcctctttgattttttttcttttgtctttggaatatccaatatattGTATATCtctatgtatatataaaatttcttAAAGTTATTTAATTAGGATATTTCCTTGATTCTAAAAGAGACTTAGATGAAACGTTAGAATTAAGTTCTGGTGATTTAGTATTGTGATTGTCCCATATTTTGTTACTTGATGAAGAAAATTGAAACTTATAGGATTATTTTGTGCTTTTGTGAGAATCTGTATCCTCATAACAGTAGTGGATGCTGAGTGAGGTTAATAATTAATGCGGAAATGAGCTTATGTAGCACTGACATTTTAGATTGAATGTGTGTCTGGTGTTCGAATCAACACACCATTGACACATGTAGCACATTCAATAATtacattttctcaaattattaacaGTGTTGATGTGTTTGTGCttgtgtcagtgtcgtgtttGGTGTTTATGTGTTTTAGCTATGTTTTACTTTCCTATCTCCTTGCATTGCATTTATGTTATGTGGTATCTATTGACATTTGTAGTACTAAATTGTTAAAAGTagtatattcttttatttttgttgtattttaacTTGCAAAGTTTTAGGGTGTTGGAGGACGTTCTTCATGTAGCTCTGGCAAAGGCAAGAGCCTTCAGTGCCCTCTTAAGTATGGCTTTTGCTTAGTTGAAGGGACACAAGACCACACAATGGAGGACTTTCACGTTGCGAAAATTGTCCAGTTTAATGGCCGAGAGTTGGGACTTTTTGCTATATTTGATGGACACTTGGGTGACACTGTGCCTGCCTATTTACAAAAACATCTCTTTTCTAATATCTTGAAGGAAGTGAGTTCTCCAACCAATATAACATTATCATCTATATTTAATTCCATTGTGAACGTTTTTCGATTCTTTTTTGTTATATGTTGCATATAATGAAGAATTTCTTTTCCTGTTTCATGTAATGTCTTTGGAATAAGAGTTTGACAATTAGGTGTTAGCTCAATGCTAAAAGTTTGATCTTAAAAGTTATAACTTAAATGGACGAAATTCAAATCCCTTCGGAAACTATTGTAAAATGGCCGTTAAGACcgcattaattaataataatatatcttttggaataatttaatttttcaattgaaATCTCATTCTTGAGTTATGATTGGTTGTGGTAGGAGAACTTTTGGACTGATCCAAACAGTTCGATCATCGAAGCTTATGAGGCAACGGATCAGGCCATTCTATCTCACAATCCTGATTTGGGGCGAGGGGGATCGACTGCAGTGACAGCCATTCTTATAAATAATCAGAAGTTATGGATAGCAAATGTTGGAGATTCACGGGCTGTTCTTTCGAGGAAAGGCGTCGCTATACAGATGAGTATTGATCATGAGCCTAATACTGAAAGACGCATCATCGAGAATAAAGGAGGCTTTGTCTCGAACCTTCCAGGTACTTCAATAAACCTTAATGCTTATGAGATATTGCTCATATACATGTTCAATGCTTACTTgtttataaacataattttctAACATCAAGTTGAAGTCTTATGCTACAATAAGATTGCCTTTCCATTGTTGATGAAAATTTGTGGATGTATATTTGTTGATTTGCATTCTTTGTACACCTTAATGGTCCATAAAGTGTGCCATGAAGTGTAGAATCATCTTGAGAATTCATGGTCCATGTAGGAATCCATGTTTGGTTCCATTGCAGTTTATTAGATGCTATCGTTCAGACATGCTAATCAACTTTACTTTAGTTTAATCATGTTCTGATTTATGACATACCCTGTGCTTTAACTTCACTTGTATAGAACATAGGTCTCAAATTAGTATGCGTTGCTTCATAAAGTCTAACTTGATAAAACTATGTGCTCGAGAGTAACGAAAGAGTGTTATACTTTAACATATTTAATCAACAATGTCACTAACCATAATTTCGTAATCATATCGGACGTGATATGACctaaaatatgtttataagtgggagGTATCCCTCACCTTACATATCGATTTTGTGAGGTGGAGTTAGATCGCCTAACCTAAATTCTAAGTTAGTATCAATGTCTATCCTAGGTTTGTTAGAATATCTGTTATCAGTGACTCAGGTCACGCTTCAGATATTTAATCCTGAGCGTGAGGGGATGTGTTGTTAGAATCTCACATTAAATAGATGacctaaaatatatttataagacGGAACCATCCTTCACAATACAAGCATGATTTTGCAGAATCAAGTTAACCACCACCTAAATTCTAAAACTTATCATAACGTTTATTTGCATACATTGATGTTAACCCCTTTTGGGTTGAGTGTTCTGAACTTCCTGACTTGTGAATGTTATATCAGGAGATGTTGCTAGAGTGAATGGACAACTTGCAGTTGCTCGTGCATTTGGAGACAGAAACCTGAAGTCACACTTACGATCTGATCCAGACGTACAACCTGAAGATATCGATCAAGATACTGAGCTCTTGATACTTGCTAGTGATGGTCTATGGAAGGTAAGTAAAACCTTGATTAATCTTCACCTTTTGTCCGTTATTCATCTTTGAATTTGAGTCTCATtcattattacatattatatcAGGTAATGGCAAACCAAGAAGCAGTTGATATTGCCATAAAGATAAAAGATACACAAAAGGCAGCTAAACAACTAATTGCAGAAGCATTGAAAAGAGAGAGTAGGGATGACATTTCCTGCATTGTTGTTCGATTCAAATGATAATACATTTGTTCGAAAATCTCATGAAATCAATTATTAGTTTGGAATTTTATGCAGCATAGGGTTTGCTCTTTTTCCTAtgtaaaattcaatttgaatttcTCTTAAATCCAATTAGGTGGTACCATTTAGTATTTCTTGATTTCTTTTGTGTAGATTGATGCATGccgtcattttttttcttcttagcaATTTGTATTATGACATGAGGCAGTGTGACATATATTTTTACTTTGAACATGTGAACTGGAATTTATGGGTttgtcaacaacaaaaaatgcatGGTATACATGACTTGCTAGCATGATTGATCCCCCAGCTATAATTCGAGTGACTATAATTGTTATGTTGTATGTGTGTGTTGTGCATTCCAAAGTTATTTTTAACTTGATTTCTATTTAATACCATTCAGCTACTTGAAATTAAAATGGcattgtatccaaaaaaaataatatatagatcgaatttgattattttaatttagtacAAATCCGAACATAAAATAATTGAACCAATTTCATTGGTTTCGATCTTCAAATTCATCGGGTTATTGGATTAGTTCTTCCATCCTTACTCTTTATAGCAAACAACCAAAATGATGTTCAACATTGTATTAAAAAACGACTATGATCAGCCAATTAGACCAATTGAACCAGAAAACGGGGGTAAGGTGTTCACAAATTTGGTGACTCATTCAATTCAATGATTCgaattttatagaatttaatCAAGTGGttgaattttcataaaataaaatattatttaattatataaacacttttttatttattttattttaaaaggaTTGATTTAACGGTCAAAAAAATTAGCAGCACAACTTAATGTCTGTTTGCTTTCTATTCAAGTGTAATTATGTTAGgcattacatattttttttttaaaatgtattatTTGACGAAAAAAAGTATTATAGTAGTAACTCACTCTACATCGAATCAAGTTGGTTCAAATTTAATCAATTCGTCCCGATGAGTATAGTTCAATTGACAACGACATCGGAGGAccaaagtttgaattttgacACTTCCATTTATTCATATTGGTAGGGAGaaccacggttcgatctccgcaactgcgatcgggagtgggccgaaaccacttgatgccagaaatGACCCCAAACTAGATTAAATTACTGGtgaaaaaaaagtgaaattataactactaattaatttttttttttttgaaaaagtaaCTACTAATTAATTTACttgaggaattttttttattgatgggTTGGATAACAGTGTTAAACGAAGAATAATCAAATTTGGGATGAAATGGGTAGTACAACTGATTAAGCTAGTTGAACTAATGGTTGTCCAGTGTTAAAGTCCtgataaagaagaaaaaattaccataataatattataatactaacgactaacattgcttataaaaaaaaggtaaaaaaaaaccCGACCCGCCGAGTATCCCTAGCTATTTGACCCATTATGAAACCCGCAGCATCTTTTTTTTCCCCTGAAGTAAACGTCGTCGTTTtgtcactaaaaaaaatagaagatttttttttttttaatgaattaaaGTATTAAAGAGATCGAACCCTAAAGTCACAACAAGAGAGAAGAACCCTCTCTCACACTccttcccccccccccccccccccctccgtTGCCGCGCCGCCGGCATCCATCTTCCGTTCACCCCTATCATCGCCCTAACAGATGGAGATCGAAGGTGAGAAGATGTTCGAGGTGGACCTCGGTAACCTAATGGCGTATGACTCCCATTCCACCGTCTCTTCTCAACAATCCAGGTTTgttccttttttatttatgatattgattttgattttgaatctATATGATTTTGAATCTAACACTAGTGAAGCTATTAGGGAGAAACTGGTAAAGGAATGTTTAGAGAAAGGCACTGAGTTAGTTCAAGCTATCGCAGATTCTCTATTTACTTTGCCCTCAACTGAAGATATCGATGGACCCCTTGTTAAATTGCCTCCACCAACCACCAAATTACCCAGAGAAAAACACGTATTAAcccttttctctttttcttcaatttcattattattattaattaatcagTCAAATTGTTTGCTAATCAAGTTTTGTAATCTTTTCAGATGCCAAGGCCAAGACCTCCTACTAAATGGGAAGAATTTGCTAAAAAGAAAGGTTAGCTGTGCTGTCATACTTTTCTTAATGCTATGTATGTTTtctgttttgatttttaatctCCGTGTTCTGTATTACTTTTCAGGCATTATTAATCGGAAGAAGGACAAAATTGTTTTTGATGAACAATCTGAAACATGGAAACGCAGACATGGTTATGATCGTGCCAATGACGAAGAGGCCATACCTATTATTGAGGCTAAACCAACTGATGGTAAATCATTTAACACACTCCGAGGGCTGCTATTATTTTTCTCCTAACAGACTTGCTATATCAATAATCGTATTGTAACATTTTGCAGATCCAGATGAGGATCCTTTTGCcaaaagaagagaaaacaaaaaGGGAAGAGTTGATAAACAGGAGAAAAACCGGGTACAGAACTTGAGAAATGCTGCAAAGTTCGGGGATTTACCTAGGTTTGTCTCCTAATCACTTCCATTTAGCCTTGATGTTTTTGTTCTACAGTGGCATTCTATTTGTACCCATCCATCATCATATGCTTGTACTTGTCAATGTAATTTATTGTATGTAGTATTGGTTCCTTTCTAGAAATTAAGTTTGGGCTGGAGTTATACCTTTGTCATTTATCTGTTTTACTAGTTTGTTGGAGTGTTTTGACCTATGGCTCTTTGTATTTGTATACTTAGTACCTACACATGTGTTCCTTTTCCTCTACCTTGCTCATATTCATGTGCTGTTTTGACCTATGGCTATTTGTATTTGTATACTTAGTACTTACACATGTGTTCTTTTTCCTCTACCTTGCTCATATTCATGTGCTGTTTTCTGTTGAACAATTTGTCTGATTGGAAAGAATAAGGCAAGGACAAAGAATTATGAGAAAGAGTGTATTGTCTGCTAAACCCATCGAGGATAGTTTTATTATCATCCTTTTCACTAACTGGAGAGGAACCATGAACTGTTTATCTCATGTGTGAAATATGATAGAAGAGTCCCATAACGGTACTCAAAATGCGAGAACACCAACTGGTCAAACAATTACAGAAGTTACAAAGAACTAATTGTGTTAATTGTCTAGCTTTCTAACAACTATTATCTACTGTCATTTATTCAGTTGTGACCC
It contains:
- the LOC123910592 gene encoding calmodulin-binding transcription activator 2-like isoform X2 produces the protein MSPTSSLASLREDADSGDHGQSSVSGTDYIPLFDRDKFSGNDGNCIDGPKAHGLASWDTVLQCTAELNADPSLVSIPSFPPGSLANILDQEHNILGDFSMSRSGYTIGAGGSQPLQPNWQIPFEDNTGHMPTFTQSLSLEFGSDYGTGLLGNVAHNESSEIDPVMFNFHGEPKEKLAHQNYMEETVDGHPQVDLKSNSANEVPSEETINHPLSVRRSLLDRDESLRKVDSFNRWITKALGEVDNLNMQSSPGISWSTDECGHVIDETSLSPSLSQDQLYSINDFSPKWADADSDIEVLIIGSFLKTQPDVSTYNWSCMFGEVEVPAEVVANGILCCQAPPHKVGRVPFYVTCSNRLACSEVREFDFREGYSRNVDYSEFFNSSNEMLLHLRLYEFLSLKPVHPSNQTFEGDTEKRNLIRKLISLREEEDYSIKEERVVEMDISQHKVKKHLFHRQVKEKLYSWLLHKVTESGKGPNVLDKDGQGVLHLAAVLGYDWAITPILTAGVNINFRDVNGWTALHWAASCCRERTVAALVSMGADCGALTDPSPEFPSGRTAADLASSNGHKGLSGFLAESSLTSHLEALTVDDQQKGGLQEILGTKAVQTVSERTATPVYSDMPDALCLKDTLTAVRNATQAADRIHQVFRMQSFQRKQLTQYEDDEFGLLDQRALSLLASKASKSGHGDGLVNDAATQIQKKYRGWKKRKEFLIIRQRIVKIQAHVRGHQVRKQYKTVIWSVGILEKVILRWRRKGSGLRGFRPETLNKAPSQQNDSPKEDDYDYLKEGRKQKEEKIEKALSRVKSMVQYPEARAQYRRVLNVVEDFRQKKDCNMGLISSEETVDGVEDLIDIDMLLDDENFNAIAFDSL
- the LOC123910592 gene encoding calmodulin-binding transcription activator 2-like isoform X1, giving the protein MAERPSYGLGPRLDIQQLQFEAQHRWLRPAEICEILRNYRLFHITSEPHIRPPSGSLFLFDRKVLRYFRKDGHNWRKKKDGKTVKEAHEKLKVGSVDALHCYYAHGEENENFQRRSYWLLEQDTHIVFVHYLEVKGNKSNIGGSADSDGVISDSQKVNSPSSGFPTTYSSVPSLSTDSMSPTSSLASLREDADSGDHGQSSVSGTDYIPLFDRDKFSGNDGNCIDGPKAHGLASWDTVLQCTAELNADPSLVSIPSFPPGSLANILDQEHNILGDFSMSRSGYTIGAGGSQPLQPNWQIPFEDNTGHMPTFTQSLSLEFGSDYGTGLLGNVAHNESSEIDPVMFNFHGEPKEKLAHQNYMEETVDGHPQVDLKSNSANEVPSEETINHPLSVRRSLLDRDESLRKVDSFNRWITKALGEVDNLNMQSSPGISWSTDECGHVIDETSLSPSLSQDQLYSINDFSPKWADADSDIEVLIIGSFLKTQPDVSTYNWSCMFGEVEVPAEVVANGILCCQAPPHKVGRVPFYVTCSNRLACSEVREFDFREGYSRNVDYSEFFNSSNEMLLHLRLYEFLSLKPVHPSNQTFEGDTEKRNLIRKLISLREEEDYSIKEERVVEMDISQHKVKKHLFHRQVKEKLYSWLLHKVTESGKGPNVLDKDGQGVLHLAAVLGYDWAITPILTAGVNINFRDVNGWTALHWAASCCRERTVAALVSMGADCGALTDPSPEFPSGRTAADLASSNGHKGLSGFLAESSLTSHLEALTVDDQQKGGLQEILGTKAVQTVSERTATPVYSDMPDALCLKDTLTAVRNATQAADRIHQVFRMQSFQRKQLTQYEDDEFGLLDQRALSLLASKASKSGHGDGLVNDAATQIQKKYRGWKKRKEFLIIRQRIVKIQAHVRGHQVRKQYKTVIWSVGILEKVILRWRRKGSGLRGFRPETLNKAPSQQNDSPKEDDYDYLKEGRKQKEEKIEKALSRVKSMVQYPEARAQYRRVLNVVEDFRQKKDCNMGLISSEETVDGVEDLIDIDMLLDDENFNAIAFDSL